A genomic segment from Portunus trituberculatus isolate SZX2019 chromosome 14, ASM1759143v1, whole genome shotgun sequence encodes:
- the LOC123503431 gene encoding uncharacterized protein LOC123503431, translating to MAAANPGLFTLPTLTINNLFGVPILTNNSGTPTRRLLPYGSVAVVFILDALFQEYATTRTYVDDQASMYQAAEARLSAAHGLDGRACVKRFICELRKHPIHEWTVIGQLVTLLFTPREDGRGKLKEYMEAQEVGDEDHPDSCYDFYSLHCPVSVFNYFRSLEEEEEEEDLEEKEGEKEEEEVEEEEEEEEEEEASHRKHIHHYDHFHHYHHHHHHHQHDYDNK from the exons ATGGCCGCTGCTAACCCGGGCCTCTTCACGCTCCCGACTCTCACTATCAACAACCTCTTCGGAGTCCCTATTCTGACCAACAACAGCGGGACACCCACCAGAAGACTACTCCCCTATGGCTCCGTGGCTGTGGTCTTTATCTTGGATGCTCTGTTCCAAGAATATGCGACTACAAG GACCTACGTAGATGACCAGGCTTCCATGTACCAAGCTGCCGAGGCGCGCCTATCTGCCGCTCACGGGCTGGACGGGCGAGCGTGTGTGAAGAGGTTTATCTGCGAGCTGAGGAAACACCCGATTCATGAGTGGACAGTTATCGGCCAGCTGGTGACGCTCCTCTtcac gcCGCGGGAGGACGGACGCGGAAAGCTGAAAGAGTACATGGAGGCGCAGGAGGTGGGGGACGAGGATCACCCGGACTCCTGCTACGACTTCTACAGCCTGCATTGCCCCGTCAGCGTGTTCAACTACTTCAGGAGtcttgaggaggaagaagaggaggaagatttggaggagaaagaaggggagaaggaagaggaagaagtggaggaggaggaggaggaagaggaggaggaggaggccagtcATCGTAAACATATTCATCACTACGATCacttccatcactaccatcaccatcaccaccatcaccagcacgaCTATgataacaagtag
- the LOC123503619 gene encoding uncharacterized protein LOC123503619, whose translation MATCQRVALPGQGTVQQEDTRSTTHRHHSSTVDTDSLSCSASELGCGRVVQDITSSVMDASPEIAAEEEKVRRRRSTVAGCRRSFASVGGRLSLAGPPAPCLEDQILRLDENQPWDTNLNLLLDIALREAARRLETRLSGDECVSELRADVVKQSGALANQISELVSGLMPSVTDANGHYSSGTSAGIDAYNRKTKALGQEYSKWKAMSKQRVAECRTAEMKFQEAKSGQTTMYEGLEHLNPAQQKLLDSWPDCSLFVEEAHQAREKTYLALEEVRRTTQVVNGLLVASKLQADSSYTALESLTNAHIEKESLTELVNSLMQQHKTC comes from the exons ATGGCGACGTGTCAGCGAGTGGCATTACCAGGACAAGGAACAGTGCAACAG GAAGACACTCGGAGCACAACGCATAGACACCACAGCAGCACAGTAGACACAGACAGCCTCAGTTGCAGTGCCAGCGAGCTCGGTTGTGGTAGGGTGGTGCAGGACATTACATCCAGTGTGATGGATGCTTCGCCAGAGATCGCCgccgaggaggaaaaagtgcgGCGACGGCGATCCACAGTGGCAGGGTGCCGCCGCTCCTTCGCCAGTGTAGGGGGCCGGCTGTCCCTGGCAGGTCCCCCAGCCCCATGCCTCGAAG ACCAGATCCTGCGGTTGGACGAGAATCAGCCCTGGGATACCAATCTGAACTTGTTGCTAGACATTGCTTTGCGTGAAGCTGCAAGAAGACTGGAGACACGGTTGTCTGGAGATGAGTGTGTGTCAGAGCTGAGAGCAGATGTCGTGAAACAGTCTGGTGCCTTAGCAAACCAGATCTCTGAGCTGGTGTCTGGCCTAATGCCTTCTGTTACTGATGCCAATGGGCATTATAGTTCAGGCACAAG TGCTGGCATTGATGCATACAACAGGAAGACAAAAGCACTGGGACAGGAGTACAGCAAATGGAAAGCAATGAGTAAGCAGAGGGTCGCTGAATGTCGAACTGCTGAAAT GAAGTTCCAGGAGGCCAAGTCTGGGCAGACCACCATGTATGAGGGTTTGGAGCACCTCAACCCAGCTCAACAGAAGCTGCTGGACAGTTGGCCTGATTGTTCTCTCTTTGTGGAG GAAGCACATCAGGCGAGAGAAAAGACCTACCTGGCACTAGAAGAGGTGAGAAGAACCACACAGGTAGTGAACGGTCTTCTTGTAGCCTCCAAGCTTCAGGCAGACAGTAGCTATACTGCTTTAG AGAGTCTGACCAATGCACACATTGAGAAAGAGTCACTGACTGAACTTGTAAACAGTCTAATGCAACAGCACAAGACCTGCTGA